Proteins from a genomic interval of Clostridium sp. M62/1:
- a CDS encoding PHP domain-containing protein produces the protein MKYIEEYIDLHVHSSASDGTMTPAEVVDCAAKAGLSAVALTDHDTVAGVATALEAARIRADKGLYSPEVIPGTELSCIWEHEQKKTELHMLGLFVDCKSGALCAFLNDVLAARERRNDEILQRLAADHIYLSRQELTGGNPDAVITRAHFASALIAKGIVSTTDQAFRRYLAAGGKYCPPKETVSPEKAVQLILQSGGFPVLAHPMRYHLSWKEIELLAGQLTEAGLAGLEVYYSSHTREQSQRLRELCRRFRLLPTGGSDFHGAKKPDIHMGTGYGGLRVSKALLDDIKSALVQIRSSSQGCDGLQQTPGTPMP, from the coding sequence ATGAAATATATTGAGGAATATATTGATCTTCATGTACACTCCAGTGCGTCGGACGGCACTATGACACCGGCTGAAGTGGTGGACTGCGCGGCCAAAGCCGGTCTTTCTGCTGTTGCGCTGACCGACCATGACACGGTGGCCGGAGTCGCTACGGCTCTTGAGGCTGCCAGAATCCGCGCAGACAAAGGCCTCTATTCTCCTGAGGTTATTCCCGGAACTGAGCTTTCCTGTATCTGGGAACACGAACAGAAAAAGACGGAGCTTCACATGCTGGGGCTGTTCGTAGACTGTAAAAGCGGCGCGCTCTGCGCGTTTTTAAATGATGTACTGGCAGCCAGAGAGCGCAGAAACGACGAGATCCTGCAAAGGCTGGCAGCTGACCATATTTACCTCTCCCGCCAGGAGCTGACAGGAGGAAATCCTGACGCCGTCATCACCAGAGCTCACTTCGCCTCCGCCCTCATTGCCAAGGGGATTGTATCTACCACGGATCAGGCGTTCCGAAGGTATCTGGCAGCCGGCGGAAAATACTGTCCCCCAAAAGAGACCGTTTCCCCTGAAAAGGCGGTGCAGCTCATTCTCCAGTCAGGAGGCTTTCCTGTTCTGGCCCATCCCATGCGCTACCATCTCTCCTGGAAGGAAATCGAACTTCTGGCAGGGCAGCTGACAGAGGCAGGTCTGGCCGGACTGGAGGTATACTATTCTTCCCACACCAGGGAGCAGAGCCAGCGCCTCAGGGAACTGTGCCGCAGATTCCGTCTCCTCCCCACCGGCGGCTCTGACTTTCACGGAGCAAAAAAGCCGGACATTCATATGGGAACCGGTTACGGCGGGCTGAGAGTCTCAAAAGCTCTTCTCGACGACATCAAAAGCGCTCTTGTGCAGATACGAAGCAGCTCACAGGGCTGTGACGGGCTGCAGCAGACTCCCGGGACGCCTATGCCCTGA
- the cobA gene encoding uroporphyrinogen-III C-methyltransferase, whose protein sequence is MNMQEKGQDERQSERTVNRGKVWLVGAGPGDAGLLTLRGREVLEKAQSVVYDALVGDGILGWIPEGAEQIYVGKRGGSHTKSQEEINQILVEEAEKGRRVVRLKGGDPFVFGRGSEEALVLQEHGIPFEVVCGVTSAVAVPAACGIPVTHRGMAPSFHVITGHRKNGEPAHMDYSALAREGGTLIFLMGVTSAETICRGLIEGGMDRHTPAALLEKGTTAGQRRVLSTLERLWEDGKSQNIKPPAIIVVGEVCSLSESLQWMEEKPLFGAKILVTRPKRRSAGMAGRLREAGAEVVELPAAEPRLLEDTSFLDRTLERLADFKWAVFTSPSGVELFFEYLRREKKDIRLLMGLKFAVIGAGTAKALCRYGFYADYMPENFYAKELGRGLAETILHEMKEEEKRGENGRGGAGCGKPVKVLLLRAQKASPALCEELARAEIPFEDAVLYRTEFPAPSMQAERVKILLEKKAFDYVTFTSESTVKGFLELLSPTDEELCGFTAVCIGEMTEKAAREAGMRTVTSEVPSMDSMAECMISLQSVRA, encoded by the coding sequence ATGAATATGCAGGAAAAAGGACAGGACGAAAGGCAGTCCGAGAGAACGGTAAACCGTGGAAAGGTATGGCTGGTAGGAGCCGGGCCAGGCGACGCAGGACTCCTGACCCTCAGAGGCAGGGAGGTTCTGGAAAAGGCCCAGTCGGTTGTCTATGACGCCCTGGTAGGGGACGGGATTCTCGGATGGATTCCCGAGGGGGCAGAACAGATTTATGTGGGAAAGCGGGGAGGCTCTCACACGAAATCTCAGGAGGAGATCAACCAAATTCTGGTGGAGGAAGCTGAAAAAGGGCGCAGAGTCGTCCGGCTGAAGGGGGGAGATCCCTTTGTGTTCGGCAGAGGAAGCGAGGAGGCGCTGGTTCTGCAGGAACACGGAATTCCCTTTGAGGTGGTCTGCGGGGTCACCTCCGCCGTTGCCGTGCCGGCCGCCTGCGGTATCCCGGTAACCCACCGGGGGATGGCTCCTTCCTTTCACGTGATAACAGGCCACAGAAAAAATGGAGAGCCGGCCCATATGGATTACAGTGCCCTGGCCCGCGAAGGGGGAACTCTCATTTTTCTTATGGGAGTCACCTCAGCGGAGACGATCTGCCGGGGACTCATCGAGGGAGGAATGGACAGACACACCCCTGCCGCTCTTCTGGAAAAAGGCACCACGGCCGGGCAGAGGAGGGTGCTCTCGACTCTGGAAAGGCTGTGGGAGGATGGAAAAAGCCAGAATATCAAGCCGCCTGCCATTATTGTGGTGGGAGAAGTGTGCAGCCTCTCCGAGAGCCTGCAGTGGATGGAGGAAAAACCTCTGTTTGGCGCGAAGATACTGGTGACGCGCCCGAAAAGACGTTCCGCCGGGATGGCCGGCAGGCTGAGGGAGGCAGGGGCGGAGGTTGTGGAGCTTCCGGCGGCAGAGCCGAGGCTTCTGGAGGATACCTCTTTCCTTGACCGTACTCTGGAAAGACTGGCGGACTTTAAATGGGCAGTTTTTACAAGTCCCAGCGGAGTGGAACTGTTTTTTGAGTATCTGAGAAGAGAGAAAAAGGACATCCGCCTCCTGATGGGGCTTAAATTTGCCGTAATCGGAGCGGGAACGGCAAAGGCCCTCTGCAGGTACGGATTTTATGCAGACTACATGCCGGAGAACTTTTATGCGAAGGAACTGGGCAGAGGGCTTGCAGAAACTATCCTCCATGAGATGAAAGAGGAGGAGAAAAGGGGAGAAAATGGCAGAGGAGGGGCCGGATGCGGAAAACCTGTGAAGGTTCTTCTGTTGCGGGCCCAGAAAGCGTCGCCTGCTCTCTGTGAGGAGCTTGCCAGGGCAGAAATTCCATTTGAGGACGCGGTGCTTTACCGCACGGAATTTCCAGCCCCGTCTATGCAGGCGGAGAGGGTAAAGATCCTGCTGGAGAAAAAAGCCTTTGACTACGTTACCTTCACAAGTGAGTCCACTGTGAAGGGCTTTCTTGAACTTCTCTCCCCCACCGATGAGGAGCTCTGCGGCTTTACTGCTGTCTGCATCGGAGAGATGACTGAGAAAGCGGCGAGGGAGGCCGGAATGAGGACAGTGACCTCAGAGGTCCCGTCTATGGACAGCATGGCGGAGTGCATGATAAGCCTGCAAAGCGTCAGGGCATAG